From a region of the Nonlabens dokdonensis DSW-6 genome:
- a CDS encoding cytochrome P450, translated as MKQIEQVPTLTFLAKSRQIYKDPLPFHRENFKKYGNTFKISPKPGLLIHFTCDEKLTQHILQKNQKNFNKSTLQTEDLGKYIGHGLLTENGEKWRANRKLIQPAFYKKSISSLMNVMDEVIQEEIGKIKEDVATDVYEIFNDLAFKVVARSLFDFADIDNLDSKISRLQYITEKAQKTLIKELRIPWMKWYFDREWLSGKKSIPHSLSLIEEAREILRNIINNRRSGNKEPGDLLDMLLHSTYEDGSHMEDDQLIDEILVLFIAGHETTANALSFAAQLLAQHPETITKATQELQHLENENLMEGLMSMPYIKQCVEETLRLYPPAYVTDRVALEADSCEDVEIEKGSIWLVSFYEMHRRQDLWERPEEFIPERFEKEKAKSYRDFYFPFGAGPRMCVGNNFAIFEMVLTSARLLERFEVKPVHDTIDYHPLITLKPRNAQLIFKRK; from the coding sequence ATGAAACAAATCGAACAAGTTCCTACGCTCACGTTTCTTGCTAAATCTCGACAGATTTATAAGGATCCTTTGCCTTTTCATAGAGAGAATTTTAAGAAATATGGTAACACTTTTAAAATTAGTCCCAAACCTGGTTTACTCATTCACTTTACTTGTGATGAAAAGTTAACTCAACATATTTTACAGAAGAATCAAAAGAATTTTAATAAGTCTACGCTACAAACGGAAGATTTGGGAAAATACATAGGTCATGGATTGTTAACTGAAAACGGTGAGAAATGGAGAGCAAATCGCAAGCTGATTCAGCCAGCGTTTTATAAAAAATCTATTAGTTCTTTAATGAACGTGATGGATGAAGTGATCCAAGAAGAAATAGGTAAAATAAAAGAAGACGTTGCTACTGATGTCTATGAAATCTTCAATGACCTTGCCTTTAAAGTAGTAGCAAGAAGCCTTTTTGATTTTGCCGATATTGACAACCTGGATTCTAAAATATCCCGACTGCAATACATTACAGAAAAGGCGCAGAAAACTTTAATTAAAGAATTAAGAATCCCATGGATGAAATGGTATTTTGACCGGGAATGGCTCTCTGGTAAAAAAAGCATTCCGCATTCTTTAAGTCTAATTGAAGAGGCTCGCGAGATTTTAAGAAATATTATCAATAACCGTAGGTCTGGAAATAAAGAACCAGGCGACTTGCTCGATATGTTGCTGCACAGCACTTATGAAGATGGATCGCATATGGAGGATGATCAACTTATTGATGAGATTCTCGTGCTCTTTATTGCAGGTCATGAAACTACTGCAAACGCTTTAAGTTTTGCAGCTCAGCTTCTTGCACAACATCCAGAAACCATCACAAAAGCTACTCAAGAACTACAGCATCTAGAAAATGAAAATTTGATGGAAGGTTTGATGTCTATGCCTTACATCAAGCAATGTGTAGAAGAGACCTTGAGGTTATATCCGCCAGCTTATGTTACAGATCGAGTGGCGTTAGAAGCAGATTCTTGCGAAGATGTAGAAATTGAAAAAGGAAGTATTTGGTTAGTTTCTTTTTATGAAATGCACCGCAGGCAAGACCTTTGGGAACGTCCAGAAGAATTCATTCCTGAGCGTTTTGAAAAGGAAAAGGCAAAAAGCTACCGTGATTTCTATTTCCCCTTTGGTGCTGGACCGCGCATGTGTGTAGGTAATAATTTTGCCATATTTGAAATGGTTCTTACCAGTGCACGACTTTTAGAGCGCTTTGAGGTAAAGCCAGTGCACGACACGATTGATTATCATCCTTTGATTACTTTGAAGCCAAGAAATGCACAATTGATATTTAAAAGAAAATAA